A section of the Hirschia baltica ATCC 49814 genome encodes:
- the typA gene encoding translational GTPase TypA: protein MTAEQTTSMRNIAIIAHVDHGKTTLVDCLLKQSGVFRENQATSERMMDSNDQERERGITILAKNTSVVWKNTRINIVDTPGHADFGGEVERILHMVDGCIVLVDAAEGPMPQTKFVVSKALKLGLKPIVAVNKIDKPERRPDEVIDEVFDLFANLDATDEQLDFKVLYGSAKAGWMGTDYNNPTEDMAALFDMVIEHVPEPVTEEGPFRLLATTISSDNFLGRVLTGRVASGSVKPNQTLKALSRDGTLIEQFRVSKVLAFRGLERSPVDEGVAGDIVSLTGMTKATVADTLCDPAVTEAMQAQPIDPPTITMTFRVNDSPFAGTEGTKVTSRMIWDRLEKEAEGNVALQVARAAEGDAFEVSGRGELLLSVLIETMRREGFELGVSRPKVVFKEDENGNKLEPIEEVVIDVDEEHSGIVVQKMNERKAEMIDMRPSGVGRTRLVFYAPSRGLIGYQGELLGDTRGTATMNRIFHDYAPHKGAITGRHTGVLISNGTGEAVAFALWNLEDRGPMMIGAGVKVYEGMIIGEHTRDNDLEVNCLKGKKLTNMRSSGTDEAVRLTTPLQMTLEKSLAYIQDDELVEVTPESIRLRKVWLDPNDRKRNRGKA from the coding sequence ATGACCGCCGAACAAACCACTTCGATGCGCAACATCGCTATTATCGCTCACGTTGACCACGGTAAAACAACACTTGTTGACTGTCTTTTGAAACAGTCCGGTGTTTTCCGTGAAAACCAAGCCACATCTGAACGGATGATGGACTCAAACGACCAAGAACGTGAACGTGGGATCACAATTCTAGCAAAAAACACATCTGTTGTTTGGAAAAACACTCGCATCAACATTGTTGACACACCAGGACACGCAGACTTTGGTGGTGAAGTGGAACGTATCCTTCACATGGTAGATGGATGTATTGTTCTTGTTGATGCTGCTGAAGGCCCAATGCCTCAGACTAAATTCGTTGTATCTAAAGCGCTTAAACTTGGTCTAAAACCAATCGTTGCTGTCAACAAAATCGACAAACCAGAGCGCCGCCCTGATGAAGTGATTGACGAAGTTTTCGATCTATTCGCAAACCTCGATGCAACAGACGAACAACTTGACTTTAAAGTGCTATACGGATCTGCCAAAGCCGGCTGGATGGGCACAGACTACAACAACCCAACAGAAGATATGGCTGCTCTGTTTGACATGGTCATCGAGCATGTTCCTGAGCCAGTTACAGAAGAAGGCCCATTCCGCCTTCTAGCCACAACAATCTCTTCTGATAATTTCCTTGGTCGTGTTCTAACTGGACGTGTTGCTTCAGGTTCGGTTAAACCAAACCAAACGCTCAAAGCATTGTCTCGCGATGGTACTTTGATCGAACAATTCCGCGTTTCCAAAGTTCTCGCTTTCCGCGGACTAGAGCGTTCCCCTGTTGATGAAGGTGTTGCCGGAGATATCGTATCTCTAACAGGAATGACGAAAGCCACTGTTGCAGACACTTTGTGTGACCCTGCAGTGACCGAAGCCATGCAAGCTCAACCGATTGACCCGCCAACAATCACAATGACATTCCGTGTGAATGACTCACCATTTGCCGGAACCGAGGGTACAAAAGTAACCTCCCGTATGATTTGGGATCGCTTGGAAAAAGAAGCTGAAGGTAACGTTGCTCTGCAAGTAGCGCGCGCTGCTGAAGGTGATGCTTTCGAAGTATCAGGACGTGGTGAGCTTCTACTTTCTGTATTGATTGAAACAATGCGCCGCGAAGGCTTCGAGCTTGGTGTTTCTCGTCCGAAAGTTGTTTTCAAAGAAGACGAAAACGGCAACAAGCTTGAGCCTATCGAAGAAGTTGTGATCGATGTGGACGAAGAGCACTCAGGTATCGTTGTTCAAAAAATGAATGAGCGCAAAGCTGAGATGATCGACATGCGCCCATCAGGTGTTGGCCGTACACGTTTGGTATTCTACGCACCATCACGTGGTTTGATTGGTTACCAAGGCGAATTGCTAGGTGACACACGCGGTACAGCAACTATGAACCGTATTTTCCATGATTACGCTCCTCACAAAGGTGCTATCACTGGTCGTCACACAGGTGTGTTGATCTCTAACGGTACTGGTGAAGCTGTTGCATTCGCACTTTGGAACCTAGAAGACCGTGGTCCGATGATGATCGGTGCTGGTGTGAAAGTTTACGAAGGTATGATCATCGGTGAGCACACACGCGATAACGACCTTGAAGTGAACTGTCTTAAAGGTAAGAAACTCACAAACATGCGTTCATCTGGTACAGATGAAGCTGTTCGTTTGACCACACCTCTTCAAATGACTTTAGAAAAATCACTTGCTTACATCCAAGATGACGAATTGGTTGAAGTCACACCAGAAAGCATCCGTCTTCGTAAAGTCTGGCTAGACCCGAACGACCGTAAACGGAACCGCGGCAAAGCATAA
- a CDS encoding DUF1287 domain-containing protein: MRYPAPLFATILPLAFASSSFAQVSDIEFGKRLSSSAIERTHHSVTYDPAYARLDYPNGDVAPDKGVCADVVIRALRTLDIDLQKLIHEDMKANFDAYPQRWGLKRTDRNIDHRRVPNIEAYLSRHGMRLSPSENPSDYQAGDIVAWNLSGHGRGWMPHIGIVTDQKARDGTPLIVHNIGAGPQLESVLFNWPITGRYRPKRSQF, from the coding sequence ATGAGATATCCAGCCCCCCTCTTCGCTACAATTTTACCGCTGGCTTTTGCGTCTTCAAGTTTTGCGCAAGTAAGCGATATCGAATTTGGCAAACGCCTTTCGAGCTCCGCTATAGAACGCACACACCATTCAGTGACTTATGATCCCGCTTATGCACGGCTTGATTATCCCAATGGAGACGTAGCACCAGATAAAGGTGTCTGCGCAGATGTCGTTATACGTGCCCTCAGAACGCTCGACATAGATCTGCAAAAGCTTATCCATGAAGACATGAAAGCCAATTTTGATGCCTACCCTCAACGATGGGGGCTAAAGCGCACAGATCGCAATATTGACCATCGCCGCGTGCCGAACATAGAAGCCTATCTATCACGCCATGGAATGCGCCTGTCGCCTTCTGAAAACCCATCTGATTATCAAGCAGGCGATATCGTCGCGTGGAACTTAAGTGGCCATGGCCGTGGATGGATGCCACACATAGGCATCGTCACAGACCAAAAGGCACGCGATGGCACACCTCTTATTGTTCACAATATAGGTGCAGGCCCGCAATTGGAAAGCGTGCTATTTAACTGGCCAATTACAGGACGATATCGGCCTAAACGATCACAATTTTAG
- a CDS encoding superoxide dismutase [Ni], whose protein sequence is MKQPTRTLFTALALGISTFSMAAPAMAHCEIPCGIYDDEAKFDELALHVKTIKRSIEGISESKTTHDTVRWVINKENHAQKIQNEIATYFLAQRIKAPADAAKNEEYVQSLELAHSIIVAAMKTKQSSDMEKADILGTKIEAYKTLYFKIHGHEH, encoded by the coding sequence ATGAAACAACCGACTCGCACTCTATTCACAGCTTTAGCTCTTGGAATTTCAACTTTTTCCATGGCCGCCCCTGCAATGGCACATTGTGAAATTCCTTGTGGAATTTATGATGACGAAGCCAAATTTGATGAACTCGCCCTTCACGTTAAGACGATCAAACGTTCCATTGAGGGTATTTCTGAATCAAAAACCACACATGACACAGTCCGCTGGGTGATAAATAAAGAAAACCACGCACAAAAAATTCAAAATGAAATTGCAACTTATTTTTTAGCGCAACGCATTAAAGCGCCGGCTGATGCAGCTAAAAACGAGGAATATGTTCAATCTTTAGAGCTAGCACATTCAATCATCGTTGCCGCCATGAAAACAAAACAAAGTTCAGACATGGAAAAAGCAGATATCCTGGGCACCAAAATAGAAGCTTATAAGACGCTTTATTTTAAAATCCACGGACATGAACACTAA
- a CDS encoding LysE family translocator has protein sequence MTYQIILALFAFGGVASITPGPNNLMLMASGANFGFRRTIPHMLGVGLGFIFMLFLVGIGLVRVFEAFPQSFTILKIVSTLYLLFFAWKIANAKPLQSASDENALGSAPLTFMQASLFQWVNPKAWTMGTTAMAAYSVQDAPFLSVLVICAVFGIVSLPSISIWTIAGTKIRQFLNSPLKTRVFNITAAVLLVLSLYPAWFGH, from the coding sequence ATGACTTATCAAATTATCCTTGCACTTTTTGCCTTTGGTGGTGTGGCATCCATAACACCTGGTCCTAACAATCTCATGCTCATGGCATCGGGAGCCAATTTCGGTTTCCGTCGCACGATCCCGCACATGTTAGGTGTTGGACTTGGTTTCATCTTCATGCTTTTTCTAGTCGGGATCGGATTAGTGCGTGTATTTGAGGCATTTCCTCAATCATTTACAATTCTAAAAATCGTCAGCACGCTCTATCTTTTGTTTTTTGCTTGGAAAATTGCCAACGCAAAGCCTCTACAATCAGCATCAGATGAAAATGCTTTAGGTTCAGCGCCCCTCACCTTCATGCAAGCATCATTGTTTCAATGGGTTAATCCCAAGGCTTGGACAATGGGCACAACGGCGATGGCGGCTTACTCTGTGCAGGATGCACCATTCTTAAGCGTCTTGGTCATATGCGCTGTATTTGGGATCGTAAGCCTGCCCAGCATCAGTATTTGGACCATCGCAGGTACAAAAATTCGTCAATTCTTAAACAGCCCACTCAAGACGCGTGTTTTCAACATTACAGCAGCCGTGCTGCTAGTTTTGTCCTTATATCCTGCTTGGTTTGGCCACTAG
- a CDS encoding SDR family NAD(P)-dependent oxidoreductase: protein MLAKQQRPLALITGASAGIGEAIAREYAANNYDVILVARRKEKLEQLAEELSTAHGISIYIHCVDLSRPDSTQQIVQYLQTIQRDIEILVNNAGFGLAPEFTNTSWQEQASFLQLMLNTPCELAHALLPAMRKRGHGSIINIASMAGFAPAGRGHTLYAASKAALIKFSQSLYMENQKYGLHIVAVCPGLTYSEFHDVNGQRGKLEALPKYLWQSSEDVAKATFKAGQRSNPVCIPGSINKTLYILNKILPEQLTMHLMKARHR from the coding sequence ATGTTAGCGAAGCAGCAACGACCACTTGCATTGATTACAGGAGCTTCAGCGGGCATTGGCGAAGCAATTGCGCGGGAATACGCTGCGAATAATTATGATGTTATTCTCGTTGCGCGCCGCAAAGAAAAGTTAGAACAACTGGCTGAGGAACTTTCAACGGCACACGGTATCTCAATATACATTCATTGCGTGGACTTATCTCGACCTGACAGCACGCAACAAATTGTACAATATCTTCAAACTATTCAAAGAGATATAGAAATATTAGTGAATAATGCAGGCTTTGGATTAGCCCCAGAATTTACAAATACGAGCTGGCAGGAACAAGCGTCTTTCTTGCAATTAATGCTCAATACACCCTGTGAATTAGCACATGCTTTGCTTCCAGCAATGCGAAAAAGAGGTCATGGGAGCATCATAAATATCGCCTCAATGGCAGGCTTTGCACCAGCTGGTCGGGGGCATACTCTATATGCTGCAAGTAAAGCTGCTTTGATCAAGTTTTCGCAATCTTTGTACATGGAAAACCAAAAGTATGGCTTGCATATAGTTGCGGTATGTCCGGGTCTGACCTATTCGGAATTTCACGATGTGAATGGCCAAAGAGGCAAACTTGAAGCACTGCCCAAATATCTCTGGCAATCTTCGGAAGATGTCGCCAAGGCAACCTTTAAAGCAGGACAGAGATCCAATCCTGTCTGCATTCCAGGGTCCATCAATAAGACACTGTATATATTAAACAAAATACTTCCCGAACAACTAACCATGCACCTAATGAAAGCGCGTCACCGTTAA
- a CDS encoding DUF1674 domain-containing protein — translation MTQNNENDSNSEIQANSEDLNPTIPGAAPGKVLTDAAKRALEEAAIRREAEMAETAKKKLVEEWNGPAGEEPTRYGDWERKGITYDF, via the coding sequence ATGACCCAAAATAACGAAAATGACTCAAATTCTGAAATTCAAGCCAATTCAGAGGATTTAAACCCGACAATTCCCGGCGCTGCACCGGGGAAAGTTTTGACCGATGCTGCCAAACGCGCATTGGAAGAGGCTGCCATTCGACGTGAAGCTGAAATGGCCGAAACAGCCAAGAAAAAATTGGTTGAAGAGTGGAATGGTCCTGCTGGTGAAGAACCAACGCGTTATGGCGATTGGGAGCGTAAAGGAATCACTTACGACTTCTAA
- a CDS encoding M48 family metalloprotease — MSYLRATLFMFFIHAIFAGIGWAIYGNQGAVIATAIALLFHIAVFWKADSLVLRAHKAQEVDENHPSPMVRSFVKECRDLSFNAGMICPRLFIMDAHQPNAFAVGRDALHASIAVTNGLLMTLSRAETRAVIAHELAHVKRGDSLSMGIASAVSGLLNRLTWIIFAPIGLSAISSRFISRTVALIFASKSREHAADRDGAKICGKPLDLAAALEKIDRNTVSLLNPIAEKNPATAHIYVVDPLHASKRTHRSSHPATEKRIARLRRQAEDNNISSTAKPETRY, encoded by the coding sequence GTGAGCTATTTGCGCGCAACCTTATTTATGTTCTTCATCCATGCTATTTTTGCGGGGATTGGCTGGGCAATCTATGGCAATCAGGGCGCAGTTATAGCAACGGCTATTGCTTTGCTTTTCCACATTGCTGTTTTTTGGAAAGCTGACAGTCTTGTCTTGCGTGCCCACAAAGCTCAAGAAGTAGATGAAAACCACCCCTCTCCAATGGTGCGTTCATTCGTTAAAGAATGTCGTGACCTATCTTTTAACGCCGGCATGATATGTCCGCGTCTGTTTATCATGGACGCTCACCAACCAAATGCTTTTGCAGTTGGCCGTGATGCACTTCACGCGTCCATCGCTGTAACAAATGGTTTGTTAATGACCCTTAGCCGCGCCGAAACACGCGCAGTAATCGCACACGAGCTCGCGCATGTGAAACGAGGCGACAGCTTATCCATGGGCATAGCATCGGCTGTTTCAGGTCTGTTAAACCGTCTCACATGGATCATATTTGCGCCAATTGGCCTATCTGCCATTTCATCACGATTCATCTCAAGAACTGTCGCTTTAATCTTTGCTTCTAAGTCTCGCGAACACGCTGCAGACCGTGATGGTGCAAAAATTTGTGGAAAACCCCTTGATCTTGCCGCCGCTCTGGAAAAGATAGACCGCAATACCGTATCTCTTCTCAACCCTATCGCTGAGAAGAACCCTGCGACAGCTCATATCTACGTGGTCGATCCATTGCACGCATCTAAACGCACACACCGTTCATCCCACCCGGCAACAGAGAAACGCATTGCGCGTTTACGTCGTCAGGCTGAAGATAATAACATTAGTTCAACCGCTAAACCTGAAACGCGTTACTAA
- a CDS encoding RsmB/NOP family class I SAM-dependent RNA methyltransferase: MNDTSSGKGPRSPRGPNRRSGPNSQNSSGERTRSRSGKNPRSKPQDNSTKRTGGKLPQNGWQSRRAAADILMRIVHEGADMDEALASSKFFDELEGPDRGFARAIASAALRAFGRIDDALETYLDRPLEKIDPAVLSLLRVGCAQLWVLKAPSYAAVDATVEAARQWKPASRGGGMVNAILRRAGREPEAYESLPASRIWPDWLSERFSSALGEETTQNIAMMQMLEPRIDLTVKSDPEAWAQKLEGTALPSGSVRLPTGASLTELEGYVEGEWWVQDVAATLPAQLFGDVKGLSIGDLCAAPGGKTMQLASKGAKVTAIDLSEQRIEKVRENLERTGLKAKTQVTDARHWRPAEPFDAVLLDAPCSALGTLRRHPEGAWRRNDKGLDRYSGLQIKLVQAAYDMMKSGGTMLYCVCTPLPAEGIEVVKEAVDSGKWISKPITPEEVPGYEHAIDDFGGLLSLPKFDIENPEDLITSDVFYMARLEKV, translated from the coding sequence GTGAACGATACTTCATCAGGTAAAGGCCCGCGTTCACCACGTGGGCCTAATCGCCGTTCTGGACCAAACAGCCAAAACTCTTCAGGCGAACGCACCAGATCTCGTTCTGGTAAAAACCCACGTTCAAAGCCTCAGGACAATTCCACCAAACGTACAGGTGGAAAGCTGCCTCAAAACGGTTGGCAGAGCCGACGCGCTGCTGCGGATATTCTCATGCGTATCGTGCATGAAGGCGCAGACATGGATGAGGCGCTAGCAAGTTCAAAATTCTTCGACGAATTAGAAGGACCAGATCGCGGCTTTGCACGCGCAATTGCCTCAGCCGCCTTACGCGCTTTTGGCCGCATTGATGATGCTCTTGAAACCTATCTGGACCGACCATTAGAGAAAATAGACCCCGCTGTATTGTCTTTATTGCGCGTTGGTTGTGCCCAATTATGGGTTTTAAAAGCACCTTCTTATGCGGCAGTTGATGCGACAGTAGAAGCAGCACGCCAATGGAAACCAGCATCGCGAGGCGGCGGTATGGTGAACGCTATTTTACGCCGCGCCGGACGTGAACCAGAAGCTTATGAAAGCCTACCAGCCAGCCGCATCTGGCCAGATTGGCTATCAGAGCGTTTTTCCAGTGCGCTTGGCGAAGAAACCACGCAAAACATCGCGATGATGCAAATGCTAGAGCCGCGTATTGATCTGACCGTGAAATCAGATCCCGAAGCTTGGGCACAAAAACTAGAAGGCACAGCCCTTCCCTCTGGTTCAGTTAGACTACCCACAGGTGCCAGCCTAACAGAATTAGAAGGTTATGTTGAAGGCGAATGGTGGGTGCAAGATGTTGCCGCAACGCTGCCAGCGCAGTTATTTGGCGATGTCAAAGGATTATCAATTGGGGATTTATGTGCTGCGCCCGGCGGTAAAACAATGCAACTTGCTAGCAAGGGTGCAAAGGTTACGGCCATAGACCTTTCTGAACAACGTATTGAAAAAGTACGCGAAAACCTAGAACGCACAGGATTGAAAGCCAAAACGCAAGTGACAGATGCACGCCATTGGCGACCTGCTGAACCGTTTGATGCTGTGCTTTTGGATGCACCTTGTTCTGCATTGGGAACTTTGAGGCGCCACCCTGAAGGCGCTTGGAGAAGAAATGATAAAGGTTTGGATAGATATTCCGGCCTTCAGATCAAACTTGTTCAAGCAGCCTACGACATGATGAAATCTGGCGGCACAATGCTATATTGTGTATGTACGCCCCTTCCCGCTGAAGGGATTGAAGTTGTCAAAGAAGCCGTTGATAGTGGCAAATGGATAAGTAAACCCATTACGCCTGAAGAAGTGCCCGGCTATGAGCATGCGATTGACGATTTTGGCGGACTATTAAGCCTTCCCAAATTCGATATTGAAAACCCCGAAGATCTCATCACGTCGGATGTGTTCTATATGGCGCGCCTTGAAAAGGTCTAA
- a CDS encoding outer membrane lipoprotein: MTLSMKNLKQTNPAKNMMFALVAGTALAITGCASSQGANDYSRDEVGRISRVDEGVIVASRAVQISASNNGLLGAATGAVIGGIAGSQVGGGDDEKAIAGVVGAVGGAIAGQQINKSAGKQLGFEYKIRLDKNDEIISITQGGDVALPNGTPIFIEYGNRARVVPQHANIGY; encoded by the coding sequence ATGACACTGTCTATGAAAAACCTAAAACAAACCAATCCAGCAAAAAACATGATGTTTGCTTTGGTGGCAGGTACGGCGCTAGCCATTACAGGGTGTGCGTCTAGTCAAGGTGCCAATGATTATTCCCGCGATGAAGTTGGGCGTATTTCTCGTGTAGATGAAGGCGTGATCGTCGCCTCTCGCGCTGTGCAGATATCGGCATCCAATAACGGCCTTCTTGGCGCAGCGACTGGTGCGGTCATTGGTGGAATTGCCGGAAGCCAAGTTGGCGGCGGTGATGATGAAAAAGCAATCGCCGGTGTTGTTGGAGCCGTTGGAGGCGCTATCGCTGGTCAGCAAATCAACAAATCAGCGGGCAAGCAGCTGGGTTTTGAATATAAAATCCGCCTAGATAAAAATGACGAGATCATTTCTATCACGCAGGGCGGTGATGTGGCGCTGCCAAATGGAACGCCAATCTTTATTGAATACGGAAATCGTGCGCGCGTCGTGCCTCAACACGCCAATATCGGATACTAA
- the rpe gene encoding ribulose-phosphate 3-epimerase, producing MSEILISPSILAADFAKLGEEVRAIDTAGADMIHIDVMDGHFVPNITIGPDVVKALRPHSDKPFDVHLMISPVDAYLEAFANAGADLITAHPEAGPHFHRTVQAIHKLGKKAGAALNPSTPANALDYVLEELDLVLIMSVNPGFGGQSFIDNQLRKIEDIRNRIDALGTKTILEVDGGVTPDNCSKVINAGANALVAGSAVFKKGPANYANAISALRG from the coding sequence ATGTCTGAAATTTTGATATCCCCTTCCATTCTCGCAGCCGACTTTGCTAAGCTCGGCGAAGAGGTTCGTGCAATCGACACTGCTGGTGCCGATATGATTCATATTGATGTGATGGATGGCCATTTTGTTCCAAATATAACAATTGGCCCTGATGTCGTAAAAGCACTTAGGCCGCACTCAGACAAACCATTTGATGTGCACCTGATGATTTCACCGGTTGATGCTTATTTGGAAGCTTTTGCGAATGCTGGCGCTGATCTCATTACAGCCCACCCAGAAGCAGGACCGCATTTTCATCGCACGGTGCAAGCCATACACAAGCTTGGCAAAAAAGCCGGTGCTGCTCTTAACCCTTCAACACCTGCAAACGCTCTTGATTACGTTCTTGAAGAACTAGATCTTGTGCTAATTATGAGTGTTAATCCCGGATTTGGTGGGCAATCATTCATAGACAACCAATTGCGTAAAATCGAAGACATACGCAACCGCATTGACGCATTGGGCACAAAAACTATTTTAGAAGTTGATGGCGGTGTAACGCCTGATAATTGTTCAAAAGTTATCAATGCTGGTGCAAACGCACTCGTCGCAGGATCAGCGGTGTTCAAAAAAGGGCCGGCAAATTACGCAAATGCTATTTCAGCTTTAAGAGGCTAA
- a CDS encoding heparinase II/III family protein, producing MSPENEQSEDPQTHDALSSETTAEDSNPDQLESEQVSEHTTDSTETPKPRAIPSQYADMKDAAEWTEFTGEDGLPIKSSPMYRMRLNPATFNALLGSPKTGHPARAKRGENIINGQWRFGTEKLEVPEARAPWGPPFPSVNFADRIHRFHWLRDLLANGEAGEKLARSLTVSWAKAFGKWDDTAWRVNVTADRVINWLSAAPVVIAPVSSETRANLLDCLARQARHLSLSYENVHSLRGRFRCALALTLAGICLPESESYLELGLENLEKEIGLQLLKDGGHVTRSPSRLAETLIDLNIVEDFLLRMGKEAPAFLSKAQMRMQNMLKFLQLGDGGLLVANSSSDGWDGLATTALAPFGEGGGKFAFAQQTGFQRIQAGDLTLYMDTGSSQTGENTEIASASCLSIHVCDGPHRIITSMGAYSDLDPAWKFAARQTAASSTLVLDNQNSGIFKQNETTGLMELLGPPNVSARRLEEGDQFLLEGQHSGWRQSHGLVHRRRLFLAKNGTRITGEDSVYRPLAEISTPPEEDVPCALRFQLHPQISVEQGEDTHSVFLLIGDTGITWKLRAEQTVHVEKTVYTAGGVRLPAAQLVVYCKVNPIGDGTTAPNRLRWALSRTSSD from the coding sequence ATGTCACCAGAAAACGAACAGTCGGAAGACCCGCAAACGCACGACGCGCTGTCAAGCGAGACAACAGCGGAAGATTCTAATCCTGATCAGTTAGAGTCTGAACAGGTGAGCGAACACACGACAGATTCAACTGAAACTCCCAAGCCACGCGCTATTCCTAGCCAATATGCAGATATGAAAGATGCGGCGGAATGGACCGAGTTTACGGGCGAAGACGGACTTCCCATAAAATCATCGCCAATGTATCGGATGCGATTAAATCCAGCGACATTTAACGCGCTGCTAGGTAGCCCCAAAACAGGCCATCCAGCGCGCGCTAAACGCGGTGAAAATATCATCAATGGTCAATGGCGGTTTGGGACTGAAAAGTTGGAGGTTCCCGAAGCGCGCGCGCCTTGGGGCCCTCCTTTCCCGAGTGTCAATTTTGCAGACCGTATTCATCGCTTCCACTGGCTACGTGATCTTTTAGCTAATGGTGAAGCAGGCGAGAAACTGGCCCGTAGCTTAACGGTGAGCTGGGCTAAGGCGTTTGGCAAATGGGACGATACGGCGTGGCGCGTAAATGTGACTGCTGATCGCGTGATTAACTGGCTGTCTGCTGCGCCAGTCGTCATTGCACCAGTATCGAGTGAAACAAGAGCCAATCTTTTGGACTGTCTTGCCAGACAAGCACGCCATCTGTCTTTGAGCTATGAAAATGTACACTCTCTACGAGGCCGTTTTCGCTGCGCATTAGCCCTTACATTGGCTGGTATCTGCTTACCCGAAAGCGAATCCTATCTGGAACTTGGATTAGAAAATCTTGAAAAAGAAATAGGTCTTCAACTTCTAAAAGATGGTGGTCATGTTACGCGAAGCCCTTCTCGGCTTGCTGAAACACTCATTGATTTGAACATTGTTGAGGATTTCCTCCTGCGAATGGGCAAGGAAGCTCCCGCCTTTCTCTCAAAAGCACAAATGCGCATGCAGAACATGCTCAAATTTCTTCAGCTTGGTGATGGAGGTCTTCTTGTTGCCAACTCCAGTTCAGACGGATGGGACGGACTTGCGACAACCGCGCTTGCGCCTTTTGGTGAAGGCGGCGGCAAATTTGCTTTTGCACAACAAACTGGATTTCAACGCATTCAAGCAGGTGATCTGACTCTGTATATGGATACAGGATCTTCTCAAACCGGTGAGAACACTGAAATAGCAAGTGCATCTTGTTTATCTATCCATGTTTGCGATGGTCCACATCGAATCATCACTTCCATGGGGGCATATTCCGACCTTGACCCTGCATGGAAATTTGCAGCCCGCCAGACAGCTGCTTCTTCTACACTTGTTTTGGATAATCAAAATTCAGGAATATTCAAACAGAATGAAACAACCGGGCTAATGGAGCTTTTGGGCCCGCCAAATGTATCTGCTCGACGATTAGAAGAAGGTGATCAATTTCTTCTGGAAGGACAACATTCAGGCTGGAGACAAAGCCACGGCCTCGTGCATAGACGCAGATTATTTTTAGCTAAAAACGGGACGCGAATAACCGGTGAAGACTCTGTCTACCGACCCCTAGCTGAAATTTCTACACCACCGGAAGAAGATGTCCCATGCGCATTGCGTTTCCAGCTTCACCCTCAAATTTCTGTAGAACAGGGTGAAGACACACATTCTGTGTTTCTACTTATCGGAGACACCGGAATTACTTGGAAACTTAGAGCGGAGCAGACAGTGCATGTTGAAAAAACTGTTTACACGGCGGGCGGTGTGCGCCTCCCAGCTGCACAACTGGTCGTTTATTGTAAAGTTAATCCAATTGGAGATGGCACTACTGCGCCAAACAGGTTACGTTGGGCACTGAGTCGCACCTCAAGTGATTGA